A genomic stretch from Alphaproteobacteria bacterium includes:
- a CDS encoding NAD kinase, whose product MARPRIKAPQLRLACLADESSPKAMEAYKELRKHYDFVDKRYIRGQSDIVIVLGGDGFMLQVLHKYITARNLAFYGMNCGTVGCLLNSYHPEQLHERLQASRSVELHPLRMFVETTKGKQVELLALNEVALLRSSRQAARIRVTVDHVVRIREMVADGVLVSTPAGSSAYNFSAGGPIIPLNANVVALTPISPFRPRRWKGALLPHESSIFLEILDPEKRPVNAVADFTEVKDVASVLIAEQNESSLTVLFDPDHDLEERMIKEQFMS is encoded by the coding sequence ATGGCACGCCCCCGCATCAAAGCCCCTCAATTACGCCTCGCCTGTTTAGCAGATGAATCATCTCCCAAAGCGATGGAAGCGTATAAAGAACTTCGCAAGCATTATGACTTTGTAGACAAGCGATATATACGCGGTCAATCAGATATCGTCATTGTGCTGGGCGGGGATGGTTTTATGTTGCAGGTATTGCATAAATACATAACGGCGCGCAATCTGGCATTTTATGGCATGAATTGCGGTACCGTGGGCTGTTTGCTCAATAGCTATCACCCTGAACAGCTCCATGAACGCTTGCAGGCTTCGCGCTCGGTAGAGTTGCATCCGCTGCGTATGTTTGTGGAAACTACTAAAGGCAAACAAGTGGAATTGCTGGCGCTGAACGAAGTGGCATTGCTGCGTAGTAGTCGTCAGGCCGCACGTATCCGCGTTACTGTCGATCATGTAGTGCGTATTCGCGAAATGGTAGCCGATGGTGTGTTGGTTTCTACACCGGCAGGCAGCTCGGCTTATAACTTTTCGGCAGGGGGGCCAATCATTCCCTTAAATGCCAACGTAGTCGCGCTCACGCCTATCAGTCCTTTCCGCCCTCGGCGCTGGAAAGGCGCGCTATTGCCGCATGAATCAAGTATTTTCCTTGAAATTCTCGATCCTGAAAAGCGGCCTGTAAATGCTGTAGCTGACTTTACCGAAGTGAAAGATGTCGCATCGGTGCTGATTGCTGAGCAAAATGAGTCAAGCCTCACGGTATTGTTTGATCCGGATCACGATTTGGAAGAGCGCATGATTAAAGAGCAATTCATGTCGTAA
- a CDS encoding BolA family transcriptional regulator, whose protein sequence is MTTTQARLSTILEDSFSPTHLAVRDDSHKHAGHAGTRPEGETHFHVTIVSEKFTGKSRVTRQRMVYEAVASLMNAPIHALQLFTFTPEEQQQA, encoded by the coding sequence ATGACCACCACACAGGCAAGGCTCTCAACAATTTTAGAAGATAGTTTTTCGCCCACCCATTTAGCTGTGCGGGATGATTCGCATAAACATGCGGGACATGCAGGCACACGCCCCGAAGGCGAAACGCATTTTCATGTGACGATAGTAAGTGAGAAGTTCACCGGTAAATCGCGTGTGACACGGCAACGCATGGTATACGAAGCGGTTGCCTCACTAATGAATGCCCCCATTCATGCATTGCAGCTTTTCACTTTTACGCCGGAAGAACAACAACAGGCATAG
- a CDS encoding ATP-binding protein, translating to MQHTPTHTDNTTDVHSLPSEELWLHIFSDAIIAACYLAVAAALYVLKRKRPDNPLNPIFMAFMAFLMLCGFIHVLEIYSVWLGSFQFHNIVKIMAAMLSLVATFVIWRRLPTAFNVPSAAALLNANEELQKTNLRIEQQVAERTAALEATTAELEEKEKQMRLAYDEARRANAAKSEFLAHMSHEIRTPLSSVTTIADILPRTGNFNAKQTELIETLQVGAHSLLDLINDILDISKIEAGEFELYERPYEWDSLIADTARVISVRAEEKNLTLRTNTGAISGTWLMGDRARLKQVLLNLLSNSLKFTDEGEISLTANVNNRHGNAPQLIIAISDTGIGIPETQKELIFEKFRQSDCSVSGNHGGTGLGLAITRHLVGLMGGTITLQSTVGKGSTFTITMPLREVDATEANAVTINTTNYDTSKDTRKILLVEDYPGNIIVATSLLDELGYSYDIARNGREALELQEQDVIYYAVLMDINMPEINGLEATRKWRESEERRGEPRVPIIGLTAHALTGDDAQCFDAGMDDYAAKPLTLETLQDVLDKYCSKSNHTA from the coding sequence ATGCAGCACACACCTACCCATACTGACAATACCACCGACGTGCATAGCTTACCGTCGGAAGAACTTTGGCTACATATATTCTCGGATGCAATTATTGCAGCATGCTATCTAGCCGTTGCAGCTGCGCTTTATGTGCTAAAACGCAAACGCCCCGATAATCCACTTAATCCTATTTTTATGGCCTTTATGGCATTTTTGATGCTGTGCGGGTTTATCCATGTATTAGAAATATATTCGGTATGGCTAGGTAGCTTCCAATTCCATAACATTGTAAAAATAATGGCGGCGATGCTATCTTTAGTTGCCACTTTCGTTATATGGCGCCGACTGCCGACCGCATTTAATGTGCCAAGCGCTGCGGCGCTTTTAAACGCAAATGAAGAGCTACAAAAAACTAACCTGCGTATCGAGCAGCAAGTGGCAGAGCGTACCGCTGCGCTTGAGGCGACCACAGCCGAGTTGGAAGAAAAAGAAAAACAAATGCGCCTTGCCTATGATGAAGCCCGTCGCGCTAATGCTGCAAAAAGTGAGTTTTTAGCGCATATGAGCCATGAAATCCGCACCCCGCTATCATCAGTAACTACCATTGCCGATATTCTGCCAAGAACGGGGAATTTTAATGCCAAACAAACCGAATTGATAGAAACATTGCAAGTAGGTGCACATTCACTGCTGGACTTGATTAATGATATCCTTGATATCTCAAAGATTGAAGCCGGAGAATTCGAGCTTTATGAGCGCCCTTATGAATGGGACTCGCTGATTGCAGACACGGCGCGGGTAATCTCGGTACGGGCAGAAGAAAAAAACCTCACGCTGCGCACCAATACAGGCGCTATATCTGGCACTTGGCTCATGGGGGATCGCGCACGATTAAAACAAGTGCTTCTCAATTTATTAAGCAATTCGTTGAAATTTACCGATGAAGGAGAAATTTCTTTAACGGCAAATGTCAATAATCGCCATGGGAATGCGCCACAATTGATTATCGCCATCAGCGATACGGGTATTGGTATTCCTGAGACACAAAAAGAATTGATATTTGAAAAATTCCGTCAATCCGATTGCAGTGTTTCTGGAAATCACGGCGGCACGGGCTTAGGGCTGGCTATCACCCGCCATCTGGTAGGCTTGATGGGTGGCACAATCACGTTGCAAAGCACTGTGGGAAAAGGGTCTACTTTCACTATCACTATGCCCCTGCGTGAAGTAGATGCCACCGAAGCTAACGCAGTCACAATCAACACTACCAATTACGACACATCGAAAGATACGCGTAAAATTTTGTTGGTAGAAGATTATCCTGGCAATATTATTGTTGCCACCTCATTGCTGGATGAACTTGGCTATAGCTACGACATTGCACGTAATGGTCGCGAAGCGCTGGAGTTGCAAGAGCAGGATGTAATCTATTATGCCGTATTAATGGACATTAATATGCCGGAAATTAATGGCTTAGAGGCCACGCGCAAATGGCGGGAAAGCGAAGAACGCCGCGGCGAGCCGCGTGTGCCTATCATTGGCCTTACGGCGCATGCCCTCACCGGAGATGATGCGCAATGCTTTGACGCGGGTATGGACGATTATGCCGCCAAGCCACTGACGCTTGAGACACTGCAGGATGTGCTGGATAAGTATTGCAGTAAAAGCAACCATACCGCCTAA
- a CDS encoding amidohydrolase family protein translates to MTNASFSYQPYDAAPNTPKLTLPLGSVDTHMHVFGPLSRYAYTKDRSYTPTDASLDAYLAMAKTVGIARTVVVQPSVYGTNNSATADAVKALGHKRGRGVAVVDASISDEELQQLHEEGFRGIRLNLLFKGGVDFTAVQSLAKRLADRDWHIQFLVDVSEFDNLYERLSMLPVTVVIDHMGHMPAHKGLNNAGFKALLKLVERGNCWVKLSGPYRFTAQTQTPYSDVVPYAQALIAANPERMVWGSDWPHPAINVPMPNDGALVDMLGDWAKTPQLLQQIMVQNPQTLYGFERME, encoded by the coding sequence ATGACCAATGCTTCTTTTTCTTATCAACCATATGATGCAGCTCCAAACACTCCTAAATTGACTTTACCATTGGGGAGTGTGGATACGCATATGCATGTATTTGGCCCCCTTAGCCGCTATGCGTATACCAAAGATCGCAGCTATACTCCTACGGATGCCAGCCTAGATGCCTATCTAGCCATGGCAAAAACCGTGGGGATTGCGCGCACGGTAGTGGTGCAGCCCAGCGTCTATGGCACGAATAATTCGGCTACGGCAGATGCCGTAAAAGCATTGGGGCACAAGCGCGGACGCGGCGTGGCAGTGGTAGATGCCAGCATTAGCGATGAAGAATTGCAGCAATTACATGAAGAAGGTTTTCGTGGAATCCGTCTGAATTTGCTATTTAAGGGAGGCGTAGATTTTACAGCGGTGCAAAGCCTTGCCAAGCGCTTGGCAGATCGTGACTGGCATATCCAGTTTTTAGTAGATGTATCGGAATTCGATAATTTATACGAGCGGCTCTCCATGTTGCCTGTGACCGTGGTAATCGACCACATGGGGCATATGCCGGCGCATAAAGGATTGAATAATGCTGGATTCAAAGCATTGCTAAAATTGGTGGAGCGGGGAAACTGTTGGGTGAAGCTTTCGGGGCCATATCGCTTTACTGCACAAACTCAAACGCCATATAGCGATGTAGTGCCATATGCACAGGCGCTTATTGCGGCAAATCCAGAGCGCATGGTGTGGGGCAGCGATTGGCCGCATCCTGCCATTAATGTGCCAATGCCGAATGATGGCGCATTAGTGGATATGTTGGGCGACTGGGCAAAAACACCGCAATTGCTGCAACAAATTATGGTGCAGAATCCTCAAACGCTATATGGCTTCGAGCGCATGGAGTAA
- a CDS encoding FAD-binding oxidoreductase: MIPQLHPEQSLDKNVQMFLQALRGGSFSGDINADYANRLINATDNSIYQLMPQAVLAPKTEADIASVMALLGESRFNAITLTPRGGGTGTNGQALNHSIVLDCSKYMRAILDFDAESQQITVEPGVILDQLNAFLKPYGLFFPPTLSPSNRATIGGMVATDACGKGSRIYGKTSDYIQWLDIYLTNGDKWGMHTYPTQDVPPMRHDDSRIGAIVARLDDIARDYGEKITATLPEMNREFSGYNLADIYDVNGDFSPTQIIAGSEGTLGVISSITLRLLPIPKHRQLVVLCYNDFDATLRAAPHLLTFDPLAIETFDGIVFQLARNDNVWHKVKKFMPQAHAAENVGGCNLIEFVGDSATEVAAAANKLLADTGAAFHVATTTDAAEIQSLWELRKRGVGLLGNMKGDKRPVPFAEDTAVPPENLADYIAEYRALLDAEGVEYGMFGHVDTGCLHVRPALNLRDAADEARIRVISNKVVTLVKRYGGLMWGEHGKGFRAEYTPEFIGEELYACLRDIKAAFDPHDQLNPGKIATASGGTTQLYSIDNIPLRGHFDKEIQSEALVQFPKAVECNGNGACFNYDPNDAMCPSYKATGNRLYSPKGRAGLMREWLRQLSLNGYDITAKKHSRATKRSAKEDDFSHVVYDSMKNCLACKACAGQCPIKVDIPDMRAQFLALYHSRYPRRMRDYLIGYSEELGKLSAAMPKTFSAVQTLIPFSVLGMVDTPKPSSPNLQTLLAHNRAKKPSKNAPAVTIIQDAYTSFYDAEVVRDMVVLLYTLGINAQVAQFKRNGKSRHVMGFLHSFNTIARQNAAYVKKLSQASPALIGVDASVTLTYRQEYMQNMGETDVPTIFMLQEWLAERIEAKSLERYKNRCKGEYYLFSHCTESTSLPQSAHLWKKIFTHFGLTLHNVATGCCGMAGTFGHMEENQKISRNLYEMSWQEPIAKAGANAAVTGYSCRCQVERYTDNRPLHPAQILLHALEAI; this comes from the coding sequence ATGATTCCCCAATTACACCCCGAGCAGTCACTTGACAAAAACGTGCAAATGTTTTTGCAAGCGCTGCGCGGGGGTAGTTTTAGCGGGGATATAAACGCCGATTACGCTAACCGGCTTATTAATGCCACCGATAACAGTATCTATCAACTTATGCCTCAGGCGGTGCTTGCCCCAAAAACCGAGGCCGATATTGCCAGCGTGATGGCATTACTGGGTGAGTCGCGTTTTAACGCAATTACCCTCACTCCCCGTGGTGGTGGCACCGGTACCAATGGCCAAGCCCTCAACCACAGCATTGTTCTGGATTGCAGCAAATACATGCGTGCTATACTCGACTTTGATGCTGAATCACAGCAAATCACCGTAGAGCCAGGGGTTATCCTCGATCAGTTAAATGCATTTTTAAAACCATATGGTTTGTTCTTTCCCCCCACGCTCTCACCCAGCAATCGCGCTACCATTGGCGGTATGGTGGCAACCGATGCCTGCGGTAAAGGATCGCGCATTTATGGCAAAACCAGCGATTATATTCAGTGGCTGGATATTTATCTGACAAATGGCGATAAATGGGGCATGCATACTTATCCCACTCAGGATGTACCACCAATGCGCCATGACGATAGCCGCATTGGCGCTATCGTTGCCCGCCTAGATGACATCGCCCGCGATTATGGCGAGAAAATCACCGCAACGCTGCCCGAAATGAACCGTGAATTCAGCGGGTATAATCTGGCCGATATATATGACGTTAACGGGGACTTTTCACCCACGCAAATCATCGCCGGATCTGAAGGTACATTGGGCGTTATATCCTCTATTACCTTACGTTTACTGCCAATTCCAAAACACCGCCAACTTGTGGTGCTGTGTTATAATGATTTTGATGCGACCTTGCGTGCTGCCCCGCATTTATTAACTTTCGATCCGCTGGCAATCGAAACTTTTGATGGCATAGTGTTCCAGCTTGCCCGCAACGATAATGTTTGGCACAAGGTGAAAAAATTCATGCCGCAAGCGCATGCGGCAGAAAATGTTGGCGGCTGCAACCTGATAGAATTTGTGGGCGATAGCGCCACGGAAGTAGCTGCCGCAGCTAATAAACTACTGGCTGATACCGGTGCCGCTTTTCATGTTGCCACCACTACCGATGCCGCTGAAATACAATCGCTCTGGGAACTACGTAAACGCGGCGTGGGTCTACTGGGTAATATGAAAGGCGACAAGAGGCCGGTTCCCTTTGCTGAAGACACTGCCGTTCCCCCCGAAAATCTGGCTGATTACATTGCCGAATACCGCGCCTTACTTGATGCCGAAGGGGTAGAATACGGTATGTTTGGCCATGTGGATACCGGCTGTTTGCATGTGCGCCCTGCATTAAACTTGCGCGATGCCGCCGATGAAGCCCGCATACGTGTCATTTCCAACAAGGTAGTGACGCTGGTAAAACGCTATGGCGGCCTGATGTGGGGCGAACATGGCAAAGGATTTCGTGCTGAATACACTCCTGAATTTATTGGCGAAGAGCTCTATGCCTGCCTACGCGATATCAAAGCGGCATTCGACCCCCATGATCAGTTGAATCCTGGCAAAATCGCTACTGCCAGTGGCGGCACAACACAGCTTTATAGCATCGACAATATTCCCCTGCGCGGCCACTTTGACAAAGAAATCCAATCCGAAGCGTTGGTGCAATTTCCAAAGGCGGTGGAGTGCAATGGTAATGGCGCGTGCTTTAATTACGATCCAAATGATGCCATGTGTCCCTCTTACAAAGCCACAGGAAACCGTCTTTATTCCCCAAAAGGCCGCGCTGGATTAATGCGCGAATGGCTACGCCAATTATCATTGAACGGCTATGACATCACCGCAAAAAAACACTCACGCGCAACCAAACGCTCAGCAAAAGAAGATGATTTCTCACATGTCGTTTACGACAGCATGAAAAACTGCCTCGCTTGCAAAGCCTGTGCGGGGCAGTGCCCCATCAAAGTGGATATTCCTGACATGCGCGCTCAGTTTCTAGCGTTATATCACAGCCGCTATCCGCGACGAATGCGTGACTATTTAATTGGTTATAGCGAAGAATTAGGAAAGCTCTCTGCGGCCATGCCCAAAACATTTTCGGCTGTGCAGACACTGATTCCTTTTTCTGTGCTAGGAATGGTAGATACCCCCAAACCCAGCAGCCCAAATTTGCAAACCCTGCTGGCGCATAATCGCGCAAAAAAGCCATCAAAAAATGCGCCTGCTGTTACGATAATCCAAGATGCCTATACCAGCTTTTATGATGCAGAGGTCGTGCGTGATATGGTGGTGTTATTGTATACACTGGGCATAAATGCGCAGGTTGCGCAATTCAAGCGCAATGGAAAATCACGCCATGTGATGGGTTTTTTGCATAGCTTTAACACCATCGCACGGCAAAATGCGGCTTATGTGAAGAAGCTGTCCCAAGCCTCCCCCGCCCTCATAGGGGTAGATGCCAGCGTCACCCTGACATATCGGCAGGAGTATATGCAAAATATGGGCGAAACGGATGTCCCCACCATATTCATGCTACAAGAATGGCTGGCAGAGCGTATCGAAGCAAAATCCCTAGAACGCTATAAGAATCGCTGCAAAGGCGAATATTATTTATTTTCCCATTGCACCGAAAGCACAAGCCTACCTCAAAGCGCGCATTTGTGGAAAAAGATTTTTACACATTTTGGTCTGACGCTACATAACGTAGCCACCGGTTGTTGCGGCATGGCAGGAACCTTTGGTCATATGGAAGAAAATCAGAAAATAAGCCGAAATCTTTATGAGATGAGCTGGCAGGAACCTATTGCCAAAGCAGGGGCAAATGCCGCAGTAACCGGCTATTCCTGTCGTTGTCAGGTGGAGCGCTATACCGATAACCGCCCTCTACATCCGGCGCAAATTTTACTCCATGCGCTCGAAGCCATATAG
- a CDS encoding alpha/beta hydrolase, translating to MREENLAFYSDGLKLDGSFYHPDSEAKADTPVVIVCSGFTGLKDIHPERYARFLTKHGYICFGFDYRGFAKSEGERGMVLLEEQERDIANAVAFVRSHASGKNRPIVLAGWGMAGGLIINAARLTKGVDALIAMNGFYNSKRVQRAVRGDAGYAEYLEWMDTERTRLANGGEAKGIDPFDIYPLDAVSKGYVDGVLRKNPNYGMTADFRFADSLLDFNPEGNVKEFTHTPLFIAHGADNALHPITEPKALKAAYPGPCEMFLLEGGGHTEWMLDENPLFQKFAGEIKNWLDKRPYDRNRAAA from the coding sequence ATGCGTGAAGAAAATCTGGCCTTTTATAGCGACGGCCTAAAATTAGACGGAAGTTTTTATCATCCCGACAGCGAAGCCAAGGCCGACACGCCTGTGGTAATTGTATGCTCTGGATTTACCGGACTAAAAGACATTCACCCCGAGCGCTATGCCCGCTTTTTAACCAAACACGGCTATATTTGTTTTGGCTTTGACTATCGCGGCTTTGCCAAAAGCGAGGGCGAGCGCGGCATGGTGCTGCTAGAAGAACAAGAACGCGATATTGCCAATGCGGTAGCATTTGTGCGTAGCCACGCTTCGGGCAAAAATCGCCCTATTGTTCTGGCCGGATGGGGCATGGCCGGTGGACTTATTATTAATGCCGCACGCCTGACTAAAGGTGTCGATGCATTGATTGCCATGAACGGGTTTTATAACTCCAAGCGCGTGCAACGTGCAGTGCGCGGCGATGCAGGATATGCCGAATATCTGGAATGGATGGACACAGAGCGCACCCGTTTAGCAAATGGCGGCGAAGCCAAAGGCATTGACCCATTCGATATTTATCCGCTAGATGCAGTAAGCAAAGGCTATGTAGACGGCGTGCTAAGAAAAAATCCGAATTATGGCATGACCGCCGATTTCCGCTTTGCCGATTCGCTTCTCGATTTTAATCCCGAAGGCAATGTAAAAGAATTTACTCACACCCCGCTGTTCATTGCCCATGGTGCAGATAATGCGTTGCATCCTATTACAGAGCCAAAAGCACTCAAAGCCGCTTATCCCGGCCCGTGTGAAATGTTCTTACTCGAAGGCGGTGGCCATACTGAATGGATGCTGGACGAAAACCCGCTCTTTCAGAAATTTGCCGGTGAAATCAAAAACTGGCTGGACAAACGGCCTTATGATCGCAACCGCGCTGCGGCATAA
- a CDS encoding NAD+ synthetase, whose product MTPLPNLKIGIAQIAPEAMNMMANIKKHEEYIKQAAQQGVELLVFPELSLTGYEFDENFPDLAISQNDEILKHLASVEPNMRIVVGFIEESVSSLFHNAAAKLYNGNVDFVHRKINLPTYGDLNEDKWFSEGRSIESFIVDHWRAGILICADLWNPALVHLVALHGAKILIAPINSADASVKFDNQSNWARTMSFYSFIYGMPSIMANRVGTESGKRFWGRSCIYDAHGNLIIEAQKYEEDLIVGEIEWNTVKRVRFDLPTLRDANFSLVLREMKRLDNLLT is encoded by the coding sequence ATGACACCGCTACCCAATTTAAAAATAGGCATCGCCCAAATTGCTCCCGAAGCCATGAATATGATGGCAAACATCAAAAAACACGAAGAATATATTAAACAGGCCGCGCAGCAAGGCGTAGAACTGCTGGTATTCCCTGAGCTTTCACTAACGGGCTATGAGTTTGATGAAAACTTCCCTGATCTGGCTATTTCTCAAAATGATGAAATATTAAAACATCTTGCCAGCGTCGAACCCAATATGCGCATTGTGGTGGGCTTCATCGAAGAATCCGTATCCTCGTTGTTTCACAATGCCGCAGCTAAGCTCTATAATGGCAATGTGGATTTTGTACACCGCAAAATCAACCTGCCCACCTATGGCGACTTGAACGAAGATAAGTGGTTTTCCGAAGGGCGCTCCATCGAAAGCTTTATTGTCGATCATTGGCGCGCCGGAATTTTAATTTGCGCCGATCTATGGAATCCTGCATTGGTGCATTTAGTAGCGCTGCATGGGGCAAAAATTCTTATTGCCCCCATCAACTCTGCCGATGCAAGTGTAAAATTTGATAACCAGTCCAACTGGGCGCGCACCATGTCGTTTTATTCATTCATCTACGGCATGCCTTCTATCATGGCCAATCGCGTGGGCACCGAAAGCGGCAAACGCTTCTGGGGGCGCTCTTGCATTTATGATGCGCACGGCAACCTGATTATCGAAGCACAAAAATATGAAGAAGATCTGATTGTGGGCGAAATTGAATGGAATACCGTAAAACGTGTGCGGTTTGATCTACCTACTTTGCGCGATGCTAATTTTTCTTTAGTGCTGCGTGAAATGAAGCGATTGGATAATTTGCTCACATAA
- a CDS encoding PspA/IM30 family protein: MRLFTRISATVSSKLEDMVAHVENHDAIIAATLRETRAAVAKSRVRLERVRKDGQALRQRMETLIEQEKLWTDRARSVAASDEAKALECVARRNQCREQIEQTIKTLAHHDQLENQVAENVQRMEQRLTTIAQQQNMMRSRQSTAEAIRVVSQIEGNTASGIEDTFDRWEMLITETEYANGYNSESSIDVMENAFLKQESNDSLKEELANILATTTDKNPEA, from the coding sequence ATGAGACTTTTTACCCGCATTTCTGCCACAGTTAGCAGCAAACTTGAAGATATGGTTGCGCATGTGGAAAATCACGATGCAATTATCGCTGCTACACTTAGAGAAACCCGCGCTGCCGTGGCAAAATCCCGCGTTAGATTAGAGCGTGTGCGCAAAGATGGACAAGCCCTGCGCCAGCGCATGGAAACCCTTATAGAACAAGAAAAGCTTTGGACAGATCGTGCCCGCAGCGTTGCTGCCAGTGATGAAGCAAAAGCTTTAGAATGCGTGGCGCGCCGCAATCAATGCCGTGAGCAAATCGAACAAACGATCAAAACACTGGCCCATCACGATCAACTTGAAAATCAGGTGGCCGAGAATGTGCAGCGTATGGAACAACGCCTCACCACTATTGCCCAGCAGCAAAATATGATGCGCTCCCGTCAATCCACTGCCGAAGCCATTCGCGTTGTAAGCCAAATCGAAGGCAACACCGCCAGTGGCATAGAAGACACCTTCGACCGTTGGGAAATGCTGATTACCGAAACCGAATACGCTAACGGCTACAACAGCGAAAGTTCGATAGATGTAATGGAAAACGCTTTTTTGAAGCAAGAATCCAATGACAGCCTGAAAGAAGAACTGGCAAATATTCTTGCTACCACAACTGATAAAAATCCGGAGGCTTAA
- a CDS encoding helix-turn-helix transcriptional regulator — MSEAPALLATLKTALKAQGKTYADVSQVLELSEASVKRMFSENNFSLSRLEAVCNMLKMDISDLVHLMEHAQPRITHLTSQQEYEITQDLLLMLVAVCVLNHWTLEQIVAEFTISKEECIQKLLRLDKLNIIELLPENRVKLLISKDFKWLDNGPIERFFREHIGQEYFQSSFEGEQQCLMVLNGMLSVQSAIEFQKRLRRLAREFSELSRNDSNHSFEDKTGMTLVMAMRNWDFGLFQHLIRPQRLDKP, encoded by the coding sequence ATGTCTGAGGCTCCGGCGCTGCTTGCGACATTAAAAACAGCATTAAAAGCACAAGGTAAAACCTATGCCGATGTGTCGCAGGTATTAGAATTGTCAGAAGCTAGCGTGAAGCGTATGTTTTCGGAGAATAATTTCTCCCTATCGCGCCTTGAAGCGGTATGTAATATGCTAAAAATGGATATCAGCGATTTGGTGCATCTTATGGAGCATGCTCAGCCGCGTATTACGCATCTGACCAGTCAGCAGGAATATGAAATTACGCAGGATTTACTGTTAATGTTGGTGGCGGTATGTGTGCTGAACCACTGGACACTGGAGCAAATTGTTGCGGAATTTACCATTAGCAAGGAAGAATGCATTCAAAAGTTGTTGCGACTGGATAAGCTGAATATCATAGAATTGCTGCCAGAAAATCGAGTGAAGCTGCTAATTAGCAAAGATTTTAAATGGCTTGATAACGGCCCTATAGAACGGTTTTTTCGGGAGCATATTGGTCAGGAATATTTTCAAAGTAGCTTTGAGGGCGAACAGCAATGCTTGATGGTGCTTAATGGCATGCTCAGTGTACAAAGCGCAATAGAGTTTCAAAAGCGCTTAAGGCGATTAGCGCGTGAGTTCAGCGAGTTATCCCGTAATGACTCTAATCACAGCTTTGAAGATAAAACCGGAATGACGCTGGTTATGGCAATGCGCAACTGGGATTTTGGTCTATTTCAGCATCTTATTCGTCCGCAGAGGCTGGATAAACCCTAA